One Actinomadura viridis genomic region harbors:
- a CDS encoding general stress protein: MSMQAVPTPRLDRPVVGSYTTYAGAQRAVDFLSDEKFPVERTAIIGSDLKMVETVLGRLTRGRAALAGAGSGAWFGLLVGLILALFATGQRATFPLLVGAIIFGAVFGAVLGFIAQAMTGGRRDFASRSQIVAARYDVVADPEVADDAKNHLIKLAWRED, encoded by the coding sequence ATGTCCATGCAAGCGGTGCCGACACCCCGGCTCGACCGTCCGGTCGTGGGCTCCTACACCACCTACGCGGGCGCCCAGCGGGCGGTCGACTTCCTGTCGGACGAGAAGTTCCCCGTCGAGCGGACCGCCATCATCGGGTCCGACCTGAAGATGGTCGAGACCGTCCTGGGCCGCCTCACCCGCGGCCGGGCCGCCCTCGCCGGCGCCGGCAGCGGCGCCTGGTTCGGCCTGCTGGTGGGCCTGATCCTCGCCCTCTTCGCCACCGGCCAGCGCGCGACGTTCCCGCTCCTGGTGGGCGCGATCATCTTCGGCGCGGTCTTCGGCGCCGTCCTGGGCTTCATCGCCCAGGCCATGACCGGGGGCCGCCGCGACTTCGCCTCCCGCAGCCAGATCGTCGCCGCCCGCTACGACGTCGTCGCCGACCCCGAGGTCGCCGATGACGCCAAGAACCACCTGATCAAACTCGCCTGGCGCGAGGACTGA
- a CDS encoding serine/threonine-protein kinase, translated as MEPLRPEDPRQVGPYRLERRLGGGGMGQVFVGRSRGGRPVAVKLVRPELAGDAGFRRRFALEVEAARRVGGFSTAQVVDADAVADPPWLATAYIPGPSLHEAVEAYGPLPPAATASLGAGLAEGLAAIHACDLVHRDLKPGNVILADDGPRVIDFGIARALDATSHSLTQGVIGTPSFMSPEQVRGRPVGPPSDVFALGAVLTFAATGRGPFGVGPAQAVLYRVVHDEPDLSEVPGGLAGLVAACLAKDPAARPQVGHVLDRLAVPAGEGTRWLPPGVTAMVAERRTMVSSGAHALESEQSLRLGRRRP; from the coding sequence ATGGAGCCGCTGCGGCCGGAGGATCCGCGCCAGGTGGGGCCCTACCGGCTGGAACGGCGCCTGGGCGGGGGCGGGATGGGGCAGGTGTTCGTGGGCCGTTCCCGCGGCGGGCGGCCGGTCGCGGTCAAGCTCGTACGCCCGGAACTGGCCGGGGACGCGGGGTTCCGGCGCCGGTTCGCGCTGGAGGTGGAGGCGGCCCGCCGGGTCGGCGGGTTCTCCACCGCGCAGGTCGTCGACGCCGACGCGGTCGCCGATCCGCCGTGGCTGGCCACCGCCTACATTCCCGGCCCGTCGCTGCACGAGGCGGTGGAGGCGTACGGGCCGCTCCCGCCCGCGGCGACCGCGTCGCTGGGCGCCGGCCTGGCCGAGGGGCTGGCCGCGATCCACGCCTGCGACCTGGTGCATCGCGACCTCAAGCCCGGCAACGTGATCCTTGCCGACGACGGGCCCCGGGTCATCGACTTCGGCATCGCCCGCGCGCTGGACGCCACCTCCCACTCCCTCACACAGGGGGTGATCGGGACTCCGTCGTTCATGTCCCCCGAGCAGGTGCGAGGCCGGCCGGTCGGCCCGCCCAGCGACGTGTTCGCCCTGGGAGCGGTCCTGACGTTCGCGGCCACGGGCCGGGGCCCGTTCGGGGTCGGCCCGGCCCAGGCGGTCCTCTACCGCGTCGTCCACGACGAGCCCGACCTGTCGGAGGTCCCCGGCGGGCTCGCCGGCCTGGTGGCCGCCTGCCTGGCCAAGGACCCGGCCGCCCGGCCGCAGGTGGGGCACGTCCTGGACCGGCTGGCCGTGCCCGCGGGGGAGGGGACGCGGTGGCTGCCGCCCGGCGTCACCGCCATGGTCGCGGAGCGGCGGACGATGGTCTCCAGCGGCGCCCATGCCTTAGAGAGCGAGCAGTCCCTCCGGTTAGGACGGCGGCGCCCCTGA
- a CDS encoding ATP-binding protein: protein MPASIAARRPGAAACPWTVRIWRLPGDRAEHRARDIVRRLLTRAGISAEGIADTELVVAELATNGLRHAAPPYELRVLFAGSRLRPIWCELADADPFLGRVPEMLREPAGNGDPDDLDTLIAGLSPGGRGLSLVHALTAGRCLAYPTSTCAGPGVGKAIGFAFPEA from the coding sequence ATGCCGGCATCCATCGCCGCCCGGCGGCCGGGCGCGGCGGCCTGCCCCTGGACCGTGCGGATCTGGCGCCTTCCCGGCGACCGGGCGGAACACCGGGCACGCGACATCGTCCGGCGCCTGCTCACCAGGGCGGGGATCTCGGCGGAGGGCATCGCCGACACCGAGCTCGTCGTCGCGGAACTGGCGACCAACGGCCTCCGGCACGCCGCACCGCCGTACGAACTGCGCGTCCTCTTCGCGGGCTCCCGGCTCCGGCCGATCTGGTGCGAGCTCGCCGACGCGGACCCGTTCCTTGGAAGGGTTCCCGAAATGCTGAGAGAACCGGCGGGGAACGGGGACCCCGACGATCTCGACACCCTGATCGCCGGTCTCTCGCCGGGAGGCCGCGGCCTGTCGCTGGTGCACGCCCTCACCGCCGGAAGGTGCCTGGCCTATCCGACGAGCACCTGTGCCGGGCCGGGCGTGGGCAAGGCCATCGGCTTCGCCTTCCCCGAAGCCTGA
- a CDS encoding TetR/AcrR family transcriptional regulator, whose protein sequence is MSVRRTSPGGEDRPLSLIERTRRDQLVQVTIDLVAEHGYAATSLARIAQAAGITKGAVLYHFASKDAVVAAAQAHVLDALVTDVGAAVDAAPADRAPAAYVRRMIGHLAEHPDHARMIIEAMINDDRPEPEARWRPLAALLWNAREARGLGPGPDTRTLAIIAGGAIDGIVGERLQDAGYDTEAAAESLIAMLESATFA, encoded by the coding sequence ATGTCAGTAAGGCGCACGTCGCCGGGCGGCGAGGACCGGCCGCTCAGCCTCATCGAGCGGACGCGGCGCGATCAGCTCGTCCAGGTCACCATCGACCTGGTGGCCGAGCACGGGTACGCCGCCACGTCGCTGGCGCGGATCGCGCAGGCCGCAGGGATCACCAAGGGCGCGGTGCTGTACCACTTCGCCTCGAAGGACGCGGTCGTGGCGGCGGCCCAGGCGCACGTGCTGGACGCCCTCGTGACCGATGTCGGGGCGGCGGTCGACGCGGCGCCGGCCGACCGGGCCCCGGCCGCCTACGTCCGGCGGATGATCGGGCACCTGGCCGAGCACCCCGACCACGCCCGCATGATCATCGAAGCGATGATCAATGACGACCGGCCCGAGCCGGAGGCCCGCTGGCGGCCGCTCGCCGCCCTCCTGTGGAACGCCCGCGAGGCCCGCGGCCTCGGCCCGGGGCCGGACACCCGCACGCTGGCGATCATCGCCGGCGGAGCGATCGACGGGATCGTCGGCGAGCGGCTGCAGGACGCCGGCTACGACACCGAGGCCGCGGCCGAATCGCTCATCGCCATGCTGGAATCCGCCACCTTCGCCTGA
- a CDS encoding alpha/beta fold hydrolase: MGDGERDEQAVEAARPAPSGKKGRRRRRLMITAGIVVAAAVALAFALRTPSPVGHWRSAGGQAHFMAAYTEAMRDMPQPAATIDVRTDFGFVRVYRFEGAAGRAEPLVLLPGRASATPVWADNMPALLRIGDVYTIDLLGEPGKSVQEVPITSDADQAEWLDQVLARLPEKSFHVVGLSIGGWTAANLAVHRPGHVATLTLIDPVYTFSGIPLGTAVRAIPASVPWLPKSWRDSFNSYTAGGAPVEDVPVANMIESGMKNYALHLPQPALLGEKPLRRLAMPVLAILAGKSVMHDVGASRAVAGRAFRNGAVKVYPDASHAINGEYPDKVAADIAAFLDAR; the protein is encoded by the coding sequence ATGGGTGACGGCGAGCGGGACGAGCAGGCCGTCGAAGCGGCACGGCCGGCGCCGTCCGGGAAGAAGGGCCGCCGCAGGAGGAGACTGATGATCACGGCGGGCATCGTCGTCGCGGCGGCCGTCGCCCTGGCCTTCGCCCTGCGTACGCCGTCACCGGTGGGGCACTGGCGAAGCGCCGGGGGCCAGGCGCACTTCATGGCCGCCTATACGGAGGCGATGAGGGACATGCCGCAACCCGCCGCGACGATCGACGTGCGCACCGACTTCGGGTTCGTGCGGGTCTACCGGTTCGAGGGCGCGGCGGGCCGGGCCGAGCCTCTGGTTCTGCTGCCCGGCAGGGCGTCGGCGACGCCGGTGTGGGCGGACAACATGCCGGCCCTGCTCAGGATCGGTGACGTCTACACGATCGATCTGCTCGGCGAGCCGGGCAAGAGCGTGCAGGAGGTGCCGATCACCTCGGACGCCGACCAGGCGGAATGGCTGGACCAGGTGCTCGCGCGCCTGCCCGAGAAGTCCTTCCACGTGGTCGGCCTGTCGATCGGGGGATGGACGGCCGCCAACCTCGCCGTCCACCGGCCGGGGCATGTCGCGACGCTGACGCTGATCGACCCGGTCTACACGTTCTCGGGCATCCCGCTGGGCACGGCGGTCCGCGCCATCCCGGCCTCCGTGCCCTGGCTGCCGAAGTCCTGGCGCGACTCGTTCAACTCCTACACCGCCGGCGGCGCCCCCGTGGAGGACGTTCCGGTGGCGAACATGATCGAGTCCGGGATGAAGAACTACGCGCTGCACCTGCCGCAGCCCGCGCTCCTCGGCGAGAAACCGCTGCGCCGCCTCGCGATGCCGGTCCTGGCGATCCTGGCCGGGAAGTCGGTGATGCACGACGTCGGCGCCTCCCGCGCGGTCGCCGGGCGCGCGTTCCGGAACGGGGCGGTGAAGGTCTACCCGGACGCCTCGCACGCGATCAACGGCGAGTACCCCGACAAGGTCGCCGCCGACATCGCCGCCTTCCTCGACGCCCGCTGA
- a CDS encoding MerR family transcriptional regulator, with protein sequence MRIGELSERTGTPRRLLRYYEEQGLILPGRSPNGYREYDDATVDRVLQIRGLLDAGLPTRIIKQILPCLDKPRAIHFPDATPDMIATLERERDRMTGRIDCLTRNRDAIAEYLDEVLRQPPSRR encoded by the coding sequence ATGCGCATCGGAGAGCTGTCCGAACGTACCGGCACGCCCCGGCGGCTGCTGCGCTACTACGAGGAGCAGGGGCTCATCCTCCCCGGACGCTCCCCGAACGGCTACCGCGAGTACGACGACGCCACCGTGGACCGGGTCCTGCAGATCAGAGGGCTGCTCGACGCGGGCCTGCCGACCCGGATCATCAAGCAGATCCTCCCGTGCCTCGACAAGCCCCGCGCCATCCACTTCCCGGACGCCACACCCGACATGATCGCCACGCTCGAGCGCGAACGCGACCGGATGACCGGGCGCATCGACTGCCTGACCCGCAACAGGGACGCCATCGCCGAGTACCTGGACGAGGTCCTGCGGCAGCCGCCCTCGCGACGCTGA
- a CDS encoding MFS transporter, which produces MRTDITGVPGPRTGSGDGKLPLAGLWALATAAFITSLTETLPAGVLPAMSADLGVGEPAMGQSVTVYAAGTALTAIPLSAATAGWRRKRLLLASMAGFAVANTVTAFSANYPLTMVARFVAGVAAGVAWALLAGYARRMAPVPLQGKAIAIVMTGIPIALSLGVPAGTFLGEALGWRTTFAVITVLTTVLIGWIVAAVPDFPGRRAEGRARTLGALTVPGVAPVLFVTLVFVLAHTILYTYIATFLERVGMGGSAGLVLLVFGIASLLSIWIVGALIHRRLRVLMIAGVLLVAVAAAALALLSENPVLVHVAVTLWGLGWGGAPTLLQTAVGDAGGEAADAAQAMLVTLWNAAMAGGGIVGGTLLGLLGPAAFPWSVLVLLVPVLGVVIGARAHGFPAARAR; this is translated from the coding sequence ATGCGAACCGACATCACGGGAGTCCCCGGTCCCCGTACGGGATCCGGGGACGGCAAGCTTCCTCTGGCGGGGCTGTGGGCCCTGGCCACTGCCGCCTTCATCACCAGCCTGACCGAGACGCTGCCGGCGGGCGTGCTGCCCGCGATGAGCGCCGACCTCGGCGTGGGCGAACCGGCCATGGGCCAGTCGGTGACGGTCTACGCGGCAGGCACCGCGCTGACGGCGATCCCACTGTCCGCCGCGACGGCGGGATGGCGGCGCAAGCGGCTGCTCCTGGCGTCGATGGCGGGGTTCGCCGTGGCCAACACGGTCACGGCGTTCTCGGCCAACTACCCCCTCACCATGGTGGCCCGTTTCGTCGCCGGGGTGGCGGCGGGCGTCGCCTGGGCGCTGCTGGCCGGGTACGCCCGCCGGATGGCGCCCGTCCCCCTCCAGGGAAAGGCGATCGCGATCGTGATGACCGGCATCCCGATCGCCCTGTCCCTGGGAGTGCCCGCGGGCACGTTCCTCGGCGAGGCGCTCGGCTGGCGGACGACGTTCGCGGTCATCACCGTGCTCACCACCGTCCTGATCGGATGGATCGTGGCGGCGGTCCCCGACTTCCCCGGCCGGCGGGCGGAGGGCCGGGCACGGACGCTCGGGGCGCTCACCGTCCCCGGCGTGGCCCCGGTCCTCTTCGTCACCCTGGTCTTCGTCCTGGCCCACACCATCCTCTACACCTACATCGCGACGTTCCTCGAACGGGTCGGGATGGGCGGCTCGGCCGGCCTGGTGCTGCTGGTCTTCGGCATCGCGTCGCTGCTGAGCATCTGGATCGTGGGCGCGCTGATCCACCGGCGGCTGCGCGTACTCATGATCGCAGGCGTGCTGCTGGTCGCGGTGGCGGCCGCCGCGCTGGCCCTCCTGTCCGAGAACCCCGTCCTGGTCCACGTCGCGGTGACGTTGTGGGGGCTCGGCTGGGGAGGTGCTCCCACGCTGCTGCAGACCGCGGTCGGCGACGCGGGCGGTGAAGCGGCCGACGCCGCCCAGGCCATGCTCGTCACCCTGTGGAACGCGGCGATGGCCGGTGGCGGCATCGTCGGCGGGACGCTGCTGGGCCTGCTGGGCCCGGCAGCGTTCCCCTGGAGCGTGCTGGTGCTGCTGGTACCGGTGCTCGGGGTCGTCATCGGCGCGCGTGCGCACGGATTCCCGGCGGCACGCGCCCGATGA
- a CDS encoding LysE family translocator — translation MIATERLMAFSLMATAIILVPGPSVLFVVGRALAHGRRTALTSVMGNELGALLLATTVALGVGAIVERSVLVFTALKLIGAAYIIYLGVQAFRHRRSLAGAVGDPEAPRNSARELWQGFVVGVTNPKTAVFFAAVLPQFVDRGLGHVTLQMVIFGVIFCLLALLFDSAWGLAAATARTWFARSPRRLSAVGGTGGLLMIGMGFTVATTGRTD, via the coding sequence ATGATTGCGACCGAACGGCTGATGGCCTTCTCCCTGATGGCGACGGCCATCATCCTGGTTCCGGGCCCGTCCGTCCTCTTCGTGGTCGGCCGGGCCCTGGCCCACGGCCGCCGCACGGCGCTGACGAGCGTCATGGGCAACGAGCTGGGCGCGTTGCTCCTCGCCACGACGGTGGCGCTCGGCGTGGGCGCGATCGTCGAACGCTCGGTGCTCGTCTTCACCGCGCTGAAGCTGATCGGTGCGGCCTACATCATCTACCTGGGCGTCCAGGCGTTCCGCCACCGCCGTTCCCTCGCGGGGGCCGTCGGTGACCCGGAGGCCCCCCGCAACAGCGCCCGGGAACTGTGGCAGGGCTTCGTGGTCGGCGTGACCAACCCGAAGACCGCGGTGTTCTTCGCCGCCGTCCTCCCGCAGTTCGTGGACCGCGGCCTGGGCCACGTCACGCTGCAGATGGTGATCTTCGGCGTGATCTTCTGCCTGCTCGCCCTGCTGTTCGACAGCGCGTGGGGGCTGGCCGCGGCCACGGCCCGTACCTGGTTCGCCCGTTCCCCGCGCCGGCTGTCGGCGGTCGGGGGCACCGGCGGCCTGTTGATGATCGGGATGGGCTTCACCGTGGCCACCACGGGGCGCACGGACTGA
- a CDS encoding FAD-binding oxidoreductase yields MVETTKEPAGTHGRPAGIHGPMYTPGADGYDGERIGFQLLDPHRPALIVGAASADDVRAAVEYAAARRAPVAVQASGHGLAAPTDGLLISTRRMNGVRVDPRARTAWIEAGATWARVIEEAAPHGLAPLSGSFPGVGAISYTLGGGVGLLARRHGFAADHVRRFELVTMDGRPRQVTADRDPDLFWALRGGGGGFGVVTGMEIGLVPVARIYGGALSFDAGRVPDVLDAWRRWTATVPEEMTSAVSMLPYPDLPVLPEPLRGRHVAQIQISYAGPAEEGRSLVEPLRALGPCLRDTLRELPYTESGTVFDEPDQPHGYRSDNRLLRDLDPAALAGLTKAAGPAAPVMCVVGLRHLGGALARPPRTPGAVGHRDAAYSLTVLSPAEPGEEETVRAVHRDALAPFAGQALGRSLNFSYGPLDPDQVRSAFEPGDFRRLTELRARYDPYGLLRANHTIPLAT; encoded by the coding sequence ATGGTCGAAACGACGAAGGAACCGGCCGGGACCCACGGCCGCCCGGCCGGGATCCACGGCCCGATGTACACGCCCGGCGCGGATGGGTACGACGGCGAACGCATCGGCTTCCAGCTGCTGGACCCGCACCGCCCGGCGTTGATCGTGGGCGCCGCCTCCGCGGACGACGTGCGGGCCGCCGTCGAGTACGCCGCCGCGCGCCGCGCGCCGGTCGCGGTGCAGGCGAGCGGGCACGGGCTGGCCGCCCCCACGGACGGCCTGCTGATCAGCACCCGGCGCATGAACGGCGTACGGGTGGACCCGCGGGCCCGTACCGCCTGGATCGAGGCCGGCGCCACCTGGGCCCGGGTGATCGAGGAGGCCGCCCCGCACGGGCTGGCGCCGCTGTCGGGCAGCTTCCCCGGGGTCGGGGCGATCTCCTACACCCTCGGCGGCGGCGTGGGCCTGCTGGCCCGGCGGCACGGCTTCGCCGCCGACCACGTACGCCGGTTCGAGCTGGTCACCATGGACGGACGGCCGCGCCAGGTCACGGCCGACCGCGACCCGGACCTGTTCTGGGCCCTGCGTGGCGGGGGCGGCGGCTTCGGCGTGGTCACCGGCATGGAGATCGGCCTGGTGCCGGTCGCCCGGATCTACGGCGGCGCGCTGTCGTTCGACGCCGGGAGGGTGCCGGACGTGCTGGACGCCTGGCGGCGCTGGACGGCGACCGTACCCGAGGAGATGACCTCGGCGGTGTCGATGCTCCCGTACCCGGACCTGCCGGTGCTGCCGGAACCGCTGCGCGGCCGGCACGTCGCCCAGATCCAGATCTCCTACGCCGGCCCCGCCGAGGAGGGACGGTCGCTGGTGGAGCCCCTGCGCGCCCTCGGCCCGTGCCTCCGCGACACCCTGCGCGAACTTCCGTACACCGAGTCGGGAACGGTCTTCGACGAACCCGACCAGCCACACGGCTACCGCTCCGACAACCGGCTCCTGCGCGACCTGGACCCCGCGGCCCTGGCCGGGCTGACCAAGGCGGCGGGACCGGCCGCCCCGGTGATGTGCGTGGTCGGCCTGCGCCACCTCGGCGGGGCCCTGGCACGCCCGCCGCGTACCCCCGGCGCCGTCGGCCACCGGGACGCCGCGTACTCGCTGACCGTCCTCTCCCCGGCCGAGCCAGGCGAGGAGGAGACCGTCCGCGCCGTGCACCGCGACGCCCTCGCGCCGTTCGCCGGCCAGGCCCTCGGACGCTCCCTGAACTTCAGCTACGGACCGCTCGACCCCGACCAGGTGCGGTCCGCGTTCGAGCCCGGGGACTTCCGGAGGCTGACCGAGCTCAGGGCGCGGTACGACCCGTACGGCCTTCTCCGGGCGAATCACACCATTCCGTTGGCGACATAA
- a CDS encoding helix-turn-helix transcriptional regulator codes for MPRRLLRLLSLLQSRREWSGRELAERLGVTGRTVRRDIDRLRALDYPVESTTGVAGGYRLVSGRNLPPLLLDDEEAVAVALGLVTAAGGSVAGIEDSSMRALAKLERVLPARLRPRLAALGAATAAVPYRGAPRADPATLAVLASCCGDRRPLTFDYLDRSGETSDRRVEPHHLITLQGRWYLLAFDPGRADWRTFRVDRIRRPVPAHGRFAPRDLPDPGPGGSADAAGYLVRSLAGASYRLTARLRVELSAEAVRDGLFAHVPGEIVPRGPDACAVRISADSAELVTQYVVAIAALGAEFTLDAPEEITARLRELRSRLPG; via the coding sequence ATGCCGCGGCGGCTGCTGCGCCTGCTGTCGCTGCTGCAGAGCCGCCGCGAGTGGTCCGGCCGCGAGCTCGCCGAACGGCTCGGCGTCACCGGCCGTACCGTGCGCCGCGACATCGACCGGCTGCGCGCGCTCGACTATCCGGTGGAGAGCACCACCGGCGTCGCGGGCGGCTACCGCCTGGTGTCCGGGCGGAACCTGCCGCCGCTGCTGCTGGACGACGAGGAGGCGGTCGCGGTCGCGCTGGGCCTGGTCACGGCGGCGGGCGGCAGCGTGGCGGGGATCGAGGACAGCTCCATGCGGGCGCTGGCGAAGCTGGAGCGGGTCCTGCCCGCCCGCCTGCGGCCCAGGCTGGCGGCCCTCGGCGCCGCCACCGCGGCCGTCCCCTACCGCGGCGCGCCGCGCGCCGATCCCGCGACCCTGGCCGTGCTCGCCTCGTGCTGCGGCGACCGGCGGCCCCTCACCTTCGACTACCTGGACCGGTCCGGGGAAACCAGTGACCGCCGGGTCGAACCGCACCACCTGATCACCCTCCAGGGGCGGTGGTACCTGCTGGCCTTCGATCCGGGCCGCGCGGACTGGCGCACCTTCCGGGTCGACCGGATCCGGCGGCCCGTCCCCGCGCACGGCCGTTTCGCCCCGCGCGACCTGCCCGACCCCGGCCCCGGGGGCTCCGCCGACGCGGCCGGCTACCTCGTCCGGTCGCTGGCGGGCGCCTCGTACCGCCTCACGGCCCGGCTCCGGGTGGAGCTGAGCGCCGAGGCCGTACGGGACGGGCTGTTCGCGCACGTCCCCGGCGAGATCGTGCCGCGCGGGCCGGACGCGTGCGCCGTCCGGATCAGCGCGGACTCGGCGGAGCTGGTGACGCAGTACGTCGTCGCGATCGCGGCGCTCGGCGCGGAGTTCACCCTGGACGCCCCCGAGGAGATCACCGCACGGTTGCGGGAGCTTCGGTCCCGGCTTCCCGGGTAG
- a CDS encoding MFS transporter: protein MPLALLALAAGAFGIGTTEFVIAGLLPELAADFGTSIPVAGLLVSGYAFGVVVGAPLVTAAGARLPRKTMLVGLMALFVAAHLLSALAPSYGALMTGRIVASFAHGAYIGLGAVVAADLVRPEKRAGAIALMFMGLSLANVLGVPLGTFIGQEFGWRATFWVVTVVGVVALTGIAALVPGGARPSTGLRHELAAFRSRQVWLALAMTALGWAPVLAVITYVAPLLTEVTGYSGGAVPFVMALLGAGMLAGGPIGGRYADRALMPSVYALLGAIIVVAAVLPAAAHHKVAVVVALTVFGVLASAVIPALQTRVLDKAPGAQALASAANVAAFNLGNAVGPFLGGLAISAGLGFTSPLWVAALLGISGLAVALLSGALDRSGPAATREAGTEAPATVR, encoded by the coding sequence TTGCCTCTCGCGCTCCTGGCACTGGCCGCCGGCGCCTTCGGCATCGGCACCACCGAGTTCGTCATCGCCGGGCTGCTGCCCGAGCTGGCCGCCGACTTCGGCACCTCGATCCCGGTCGCCGGCCTGCTGGTCTCCGGCTACGCGTTCGGCGTGGTGGTCGGCGCCCCGCTGGTCACCGCCGCCGGGGCCCGGCTGCCGCGCAAGACCATGCTGGTCGGGTTGATGGCCCTGTTCGTCGCCGCGCACCTGCTGTCGGCGCTCGCCCCCTCCTACGGGGCGCTGATGACCGGCCGGATCGTGGCCTCGTTCGCGCACGGCGCCTACATCGGCCTGGGCGCCGTCGTCGCGGCCGACCTGGTGCGCCCCGAGAAGCGGGCGGGCGCGATCGCGCTCATGTTCATGGGGCTCAGCCTGGCCAACGTGCTGGGCGTCCCCCTCGGGACGTTCATCGGCCAGGAGTTCGGCTGGCGCGCGACGTTCTGGGTGGTCACCGTGGTCGGCGTGGTCGCGCTGACCGGGATCGCCGCCCTGGTGCCCGGCGGCGCCCGCCCGTCCACCGGCCTGCGGCACGAGCTGGCCGCGTTCCGCAGCCGCCAGGTGTGGCTCGCGCTCGCCATGACCGCCCTCGGCTGGGCCCCGGTGCTCGCCGTGATCACCTATGTGGCGCCCCTGCTGACGGAGGTCACCGGCTACTCCGGCGGCGCCGTGCCGTTCGTCATGGCGCTGCTCGGCGCCGGCATGCTGGCCGGCGGCCCGATCGGCGGCCGGTACGCCGACCGCGCCCTGATGCCCAGCGTGTACGCGCTGCTCGGCGCCATCATCGTGGTCGCCGCCGTGCTGCCGGCCGCCGCGCACCACAAGGTCGCCGTCGTGGTCGCGCTGACCGTCTTCGGCGTCCTGGCCTCCGCCGTCATCCCGGCGCTGCAGACCCGCGTCCTGGACAAGGCCCCCGGCGCCCAGGCCCTCGCCTCCGCGGCGAACGTGGCCGCGTTCAACCTGGGGAACGCGGTGGGGCCGTTCCTCGGCGGCCTGGCGATCAGCGCGGGCCTCGGCTTCACCTCGCCCCTGTGGGTGGCCGCCCTCCTCGGGATCTCCGGGCTGGCCGTGGCGCTGCTGTCCGGAGCCCTGGACCGCTCCGGGCCCGCCGCTACCCGGGAAGCCGGGACCGAAGCTCCCGCAACCGTGCGGTGA
- a CDS encoding MarR family winged helix-turn-helix transcriptional regulator produces MPRPGTDVEARAQGWRTLAALQARIEERIERALQERHGLSVNEFCVLHHLAGPAGRHTRMQQLATLLVLSQSATTRLVTRLERRGLLTRVLSEEDRRGIYAEATEEGRALLAEAAPTHNEALDAALAEAADLPELTPLVEALEKLSPRV; encoded by the coding sequence ATGCCACGTCCGGGCACGGACGTCGAGGCGCGGGCCCAGGGCTGGCGTACGCTCGCCGCGCTACAGGCGCGCATCGAGGAGAGGATCGAGCGGGCCCTCCAGGAGCGGCACGGCCTGAGCGTGAACGAGTTCTGCGTCCTGCACCACCTGGCGGGACCCGCCGGGCGCCACACGCGCATGCAGCAGCTCGCCACGCTGCTCGTCCTCAGCCAGAGCGCCACCACGCGGCTGGTCACCCGGCTGGAGAGGCGCGGGCTGCTCACCCGCGTGCTGTCGGAGGAGGACCGGCGCGGCATCTACGCCGAGGCCACCGAGGAGGGCCGGGCGCTGCTGGCCGAGGCGGCCCCGACCCACAACGAGGCGCTGGACGCCGCCCTCGCCGAGGCCGCCGACCTGCCCGAACTGACCCCGCTGGTGGAGGCCCTGGAGAAGCTCAGCCCGCGGGTCTGA